The genomic stretch CCAAGCGGACAACGTCTAATCTAGTTTGCTCGGTCTCTTTACGTCCTGCAGCCCAACGTACCTCAATCTCGTTTGCTCGGTCTCTTTACGCCCACACACAAAACCAAAATGAGCTCAGCTTTTTTCAGATCAGAAAATCATGAGCCCTTCCTGCGTCGCTGCTCCTGCGGCCCACGGTCACGGGTGAATTTCGTGGCACGCGAAGGCAGCGCCAGCAGCTTTGGGCAGGCCAAATTTGGCCCTCAGTAGCTTTGCAGTATGATGCTCACCATTTAACATTCAACGCTATGGTGCTCGGCCCAAATAACGCCCAGTTCAGAAGTGAGATAACAATTGATGTTCAGCTCTGTATTTGTAAATCTAATCATTATGGGGGTGTTTGacactgctccacaaactctgctCCAGAAACTTCActatggagcagctccacaaaaaactggagttcgtggagtacctctttaggtgctctcacaactccacccttttttctcgaactgagtgcgtggagctgaaaccatttggctaaaaaacgtagAGCGACGTGGAGCAGAgctgtcccaaacaccccctatatCGATTATTATTTCAGTATATTGAGATGGTTTTAAACAGAAATATTGTCAACTATAAATGGGGCCATATCTCTAGTATCTGCACTTTCCGTTATGAATTTGAGCGGGATTACGAACACGAACTTAcagtatataaaaaaaataaaataatacaaTTTGAGCGGAATGATATCGAACATAGCCAGatataattttgatataaaatttatatttatccaagaacatatgaaaaagttacaaTTTTTCTAAAGTTATCTTTACGCACTAGTAATATTCTTAACATCTGACAAGAATTGGAGAAATGCCGCCTGTGACGATCCCCCGTCCTCCAACGCCTCGTGTGCCTCTTTCTTCAGCTCTGCTGCTCGCATCCTAATCTCCCTCCGCAACTCGGACTCCAACACAAGCCTCACCTTCGTCTCTACCTCCTCAGCCTTGATGAAACCTGTGTTGTACCCCTCCAGCTCCAGCCCGATGCCCATGGCCTCGACCATAAGTACCTTGTTGATCTTCTGCTCTGCGCCCAGTGGCCAGCACAGCATCGGCACCCCCGCTGCGATGGCCTCCAGCGTCGAGTTCCACCCGCAGTGGGTGACAAACGCGCCAATAGCTGGGTTGTTGAGCACATCCACCTGCGGTACCCACGACTTGATGACGAGGCCACGGTCCCTGGTCCGCTCCAAGAACCCCTCCGGCAGGAGGGTGTCAAGGTCCGGCTCCGGGCGTGTCTCCCAGAGTCGTTTCGGGTCGCTGGCCGCCGGCGTGCGCACCACCCACAGGAACCGCTGCCCGGACTTCTCTAGTCCAACGGCGATCTCCTTAAGCTGCTCCCCGGACAGCAATCCCTTGCTCCCCCAGCAGAGGAACACGACGCTGCGCTCCGGCTGTGCGTCGAGCCAGGTGAGGCACTCGTGCCTCTTCCCCGCTTCCTCTGTCTCCGTGCCGCCCTCGCCAACCAACGGCCCGATGGAGTAAACAGGAGGCAACACTTTGCCGGGGACGCACAGTGGGTCCCTGAACGCCTCCAGGGCCGAGGCCTCCAGTGAGTAGAAGGTGTTGATCAGGACGCCCCGGGTGTCCGTGTCGCGCTTCCAGATCT from Sorghum bicolor cultivar BTx623 chromosome 3, Sorghum_bicolor_NCBIv3, whole genome shotgun sequence encodes the following:
- the LOC110434152 gene encoding UDP-glycosyltransferase 88A1-like, which encodes MDNVVSSKQTVVLYPGGGAGHVGPMTQLAKVFLHHGYDVTMVLLEPPVKSTASGASFVESLAASNPSVVFHALPPIPLPDFASSTKHPFLLLQELLAQYNDKLENFLRSIPRERLHSLVIDMFCTDAIDVAAKVGVPVYTFFSANAGALAVLTQTAALLAGRQTGLKELGDTPIEFLGVPPMPASHIIREMLEDPEDKVCRAMAEIWKRDTDTRGVLINTFYSLEASALEAFRDPLCVPGKVLPPVYSIGPLVGEGGTETEEAGKRHECLTWLDAQPERSVVFLCWGSKGLLSGEQLKEIAVGLEKSGQRFLWVVRTPAASDPKRLWETRPEPDLDTLLPEGFLERTRDRGLVIKSWVPQVDVLNNPAIGAFVTHCGWNSTLEAIAAGVPMLCWPLGAEQKINKVLMVEAMGIGLELEGYNTGFIKAEEVETKVRLVLESELRREIRMRAAELKKEAHEALEDGGSSQAAFLQFLSDVKNITSA